A DNA window from Aureibaculum sp. 2308TA14-22 contains the following coding sequences:
- a CDS encoding prephenate dehydrogenase translates to MEKIVVIGLGLIGGSMAIDLKKKGNRHIIGIDKNENHTQKALELGIIDVIGTENDIATADIVIVAVPADAIPTVTKSVLDGINENTLVFDVGSVKEQVCNQTKNHPNRKNYVAVHPIAGTEFSGPEAAFSGLFTKKINIICDKEASDKKTLDKALQIFDELQMRITFMNADEHDKHIAYVSHLSHISAFMLGKTVLEIEPNEKNIFNMAGSGFRSTVRLAKSSPAMWTPIFLQNKENVLKSLNEYIKNLETFKNKIEKGSNEEVYTIMENTNRIKNILDGIVK, encoded by the coding sequence ATGGAAAAAATAGTTGTAATCGGTTTAGGGTTAATTGGAGGTTCAATGGCAATTGACTTAAAGAAAAAAGGCAATCGACATATTATTGGCATAGATAAGAATGAGAATCACACCCAAAAAGCATTAGAATTGGGTATTATTGATGTTATTGGAACTGAAAATGATATTGCTACAGCCGATATTGTTATTGTTGCCGTTCCTGCGGATGCTATTCCAACAGTAACCAAATCAGTTTTGGACGGAATTAATGAAAATACATTGGTTTTTGATGTTGGCTCGGTAAAGGAACAAGTTTGTAATCAGACAAAAAACCATCCTAATCGAAAAAATTATGTAGCCGTTCATCCTATAGCAGGTACGGAATTTTCAGGACCTGAAGCTGCTTTTAGCGGTTTGTTTACCAAAAAAATCAATATTATTTGTGATAAAGAAGCCTCCGACAAGAAAACATTAGATAAAGCATTACAAATCTTTGATGAATTACAAATGCGAATTACTTTTATGAATGCCGATGAACACGACAAACATATTGCTTATGTTTCGCATTTATCACATATCAGTGCTTTTATGCTTGGGAAAACGGTCTTAGAAATTGAGCCTAACGAAAAAAATATTTTTAATATGGCAGGTAGTGGATTTAGATCTACTGTACGTTTGGCAAAAAGTTCTCCAGCAATGTGGACACCTATTTTTCTGCAGAACAAAGAAAACGTACTAAAATCTCTAAATGAGTATATAAAGAACCTAGAAACCTTTAAAAATAAGATTGAAAAAGGCTCAAATGAAGAAGTTTATACTATTATGGAGAATACCAACAGGATAAAAAACATACTAGATGGTATTGTTAAGTAG
- a CDS encoding bifunctional 3-deoxy-7-phosphoheptulonate synthase/chorismate mutase type II, with amino-acid sequence METTDFSTWLKKMELSHPLVIAGPCSAETEEQVLKIAHQLKETDATVFRAGIWKPRTRPGNFEGNGVKALPWISKVKEETGMLTTVEVANAEHAKLALEFDIDIIWIGARTTVNPFAVQEIADALQGTDKIVLVKNPINPDLALWIGAIERLHAMGIKNLGAIHRGFSSFKKTKYRNIPQWQIPIDLKNRFPTLPIICDPSHICGERDGIFDVCQKALDLKFEGLMIETHYDPDNAWSDAKQQITPNRLKQITEDLKVRKDRVVEKDSLKKLTGLREEITSLDKQLITLLSERMDVVENIGKVKKESNVAILQRTRWQEVIQGMLKEGEQHGLSEGFVEKIFKSIHQESIAHQEKIVNS; translated from the coding sequence ATGGAAACAACAGACTTTTCAACATGGTTAAAAAAGATGGAATTGAGCCATCCTTTAGTAATTGCCGGTCCATGTAGTGCAGAAACTGAAGAACAAGTGCTAAAAATAGCACATCAATTAAAAGAAACAGATGCCACAGTTTTTAGAGCAGGTATCTGGAAACCCAGAACAAGGCCTGGAAATTTTGAAGGTAATGGTGTAAAAGCATTACCTTGGATATCCAAGGTTAAAGAGGAAACAGGAATGTTAACTACTGTTGAGGTTGCCAATGCTGAACATGCCAAATTAGCATTAGAATTTGATATTGATATTATTTGGATTGGAGCCAGAACTACTGTTAACCCATTTGCGGTTCAAGAGATTGCTGATGCTTTACAGGGTACTGACAAAATTGTGTTGGTAAAAAACCCAATTAACCCTGATTTGGCCTTATGGATTGGTGCTATTGAGCGTTTACATGCTATGGGCATTAAAAATTTAGGAGCCATCCATCGTGGTTTCTCATCTTTTAAAAAGACTAAGTATAGAAACATTCCACAATGGCAAATTCCAATTGATTTAAAAAATAGATTCCCAACATTACCTATTATTTGTGATCCTTCACATATTTGTGGTGAACGTGACGGTATTTTTGATGTATGCCAGAAGGCTTTAGATTTAAAATTTGAAGGATTAATGATTGAAACGCATTACGATCCTGACAATGCTTGGAGCGATGCGAAACAACAAATTACGCCAAACAGATTAAAGCAGATTACTGAAGATCTTAAGGTGCGAAAAGATAGAGTTGTAGAAAAGGACTCGCTAAAAAAATTAACTGGACTGCGTGAAGAGATTACCTCATTAGACAAACAACTAATTACTTTATTATCAGAAAGAATGGACGTTGTAGAGAATATTGGGAAAGTAAAAAAAGAGAGTAATGTTGCTATTTTGCAAAGAACCAGATGGCAAGAAGTTATTCAAGGGATGCTAAAAGAAGGAGAACAACACGGATTAAGTGAAGGTTTTGTAGAAAAAATATTCAAATCTATTCATCAGGAATCAATAGCTCATCAAGAAAAAATTGTGAATAGCTAG
- a CDS encoding DUF4846 domain-containing protein encodes MKLYIPLLILLLLSCKKKNTNKTPLVSAISISLQENLINPEGKTLKTRFNPPKGYKRYSLGKNSFGYFLQNYPLKEHGKKVHLFNGNLKNRQDVHIAILDMSVGKRDLQQCADAAMRLRADYLYEQKKYDSIRFNFTNGFDAKYSKWRNGQRISVKGNKVSWYNGNTKTDSRANFDKYLTMVFSYAGTLSLEKEMKKVAVEEMQIGDVFIQGGSPGHAVIIVDIAKNDKGEKVFLLAQSYMPAQEIHVLKNFNNTDISPWYNAKNLEQLKTPEWNFSKNNLRRF; translated from the coding sequence ATGAAATTATACATTCCTCTTTTAATACTTCTGCTGTTGTCTTGCAAAAAAAAGAACACCAATAAAACCCCTTTGGTTTCAGCTATTTCGATTTCTTTACAAGAAAATCTGATAAATCCTGAAGGGAAAACCCTAAAAACTAGATTCAATCCGCCAAAAGGTTATAAAAGGTATTCGCTAGGAAAAAACTCATTTGGGTATTTTCTGCAAAACTATCCATTAAAGGAACACGGTAAAAAAGTGCATCTATTTAATGGAAATTTAAAAAACCGCCAAGATGTACATATTGCTATTTTAGATATGAGCGTAGGTAAACGCGATTTGCAACAATGTGCTGATGCAGCCATGCGTTTGCGAGCAGATTATTTATACGAACAAAAAAAATATGACAGCATCCGTTTCAATTTCACTAACGGATTTGATGCCAAATACAGCAAATGGAGAAACGGACAGCGGATTTCAGTAAAAGGGAACAAAGTAAGCTGGTATAATGGTAATACCAAAACTGACTCTAGAGCTAATTTTGATAAATATTTAACTATGGTCTTTAGTTATGCAGGTACGCTATCATTAGAAAAAGAAATGAAAAAAGTTGCTGTTGAAGAGATGCAGATAGGTGATGTTTTTATACAGGGCGGAAGCCCGGGCCATGCGGTAATTATAGTTGATATAGCTAAAAATGATAAGGGAGAAAAAGTATTTTTATTGGCACAAAGCTATATGCCAGCACAGGAAATCCATGTGCTGAAGAATTTTAATAACACCGATATTTCCCCTTGGTACAATGCTAAAAATCTGGAGCAACTAAAGACTCCAGAGTGGAATTTCAGCAAAAATAATTTGAGGAGGTTTTAA
- a CDS encoding RNA polymerase sigma factor, producing MKIIPFYTNEKQLITKAASSDRQAQQALYEKYAPKMLSICRQYIKDMHFAEDVMINGFVKVFKHLSSFRHEGSFEGWVRKIMIRESISYLRKQQFVVYDDDVFERNNELNISQSSELDVAHIQLLIDALPTGYKAVFILYTVEGYKHQEIAKMLDITESTSKSQLFRARKMLQEKLKQQKIIGYGTK from the coding sequence TTGAAGATTATTCCATTTTATACCAACGAAAAGCAATTGATTACAAAGGCTGCCTCATCAGATAGGCAAGCACAACAAGCTTTGTATGAAAAGTACGCACCTAAAATGTTGAGTATTTGCAGGCAATATATTAAAGATATGCACTTTGCGGAAGATGTTATGATTAATGGATTTGTAAAAGTTTTTAAGCATTTAAGTTCTTTTAGACATGAAGGTAGTTTTGAAGGTTGGGTACGAAAAATAATGATTAGAGAATCGATATCCTATCTAAGAAAACAACAATTTGTGGTTTACGATGATGACGTTTTTGAACGGAATAATGAATTAAATATATCACAATCTTCTGAACTAGATGTTGCTCACATACAACTGTTAATTGATGCCCTACCTACTGGATATAAAGCTGTTTTTATACTTTATACAGTTGAAGGATACAAGCATCAAGAAATTGCTAAAATGCTTGATATTACAGAAAGCACATCAAAATCGCAATTGTTTAGAGCACGAAAAATGCTTCAAGAAAAATTAAAGCAACAGAAAATTATAGGCTATGGCACCAAATAA
- a CDS encoding coiled-coil domain-containing protein, giving the protein MKIMIHVLVALILLSVQSLTAQEDYQKTKIEALKEQKEQVILQEKEALKIEVKAINNKLEKKEITEDEAQSLKEEVAKKRALNIENRIAIIDNKIALLERNAGKVLVLSKRDSLPPVSVEIGIGAKSRDNDYVFGMLVQDKRPKKIKYDRRTNSDLIIAFGLNNALIDNQSLDESPYKIGGSRFFEIGWQWRTRVFQNTNFLRFNYGVSFQFNGLKPKDNNYFVVENGQTELQEFQYDLKKAKLRMDNLVFPVHFEIGSSKIRKTEQSIRYYTHNRFKFGFGGYAGFNLGTRQKLKYTVDGNKVKDKIKREYNTPNFVYGLSTYAGFGDTMLYLKYDLNPIFKDALVEQHNISLGLRFHL; this is encoded by the coding sequence ATGAAAATTATGATACATGTATTAGTAGCTCTTATCTTATTGAGCGTACAAAGTTTAACTGCTCAAGAAGATTATCAAAAAACTAAAATAGAAGCCTTAAAAGAGCAGAAAGAGCAAGTGATTTTACAAGAAAAAGAGGCATTGAAAATAGAAGTTAAGGCTATCAATAATAAGTTAGAAAAAAAAGAAATAACTGAAGATGAAGCTCAAAGTTTAAAAGAAGAAGTTGCTAAAAAAAGAGCCCTTAATATTGAAAACAGGATAGCTATTATTGACAATAAAATTGCTCTATTAGAAAGAAATGCTGGTAAAGTATTAGTGTTAAGTAAAAGAGATTCTTTACCTCCTGTAAGCGTAGAAATTGGTATTGGAGCAAAAAGCAGAGATAATGATTATGTCTTTGGAATGTTAGTACAAGACAAAAGACCTAAAAAAATAAAATATGATCGTAGAACAAACTCAGACCTGATAATCGCTTTTGGCTTAAATAACGCTTTAATTGATAATCAGTCCTTGGATGAATCTCCATACAAAATAGGTGGAAGCCGTTTTTTTGAAATAGGATGGCAATGGCGGACAAGAGTATTTCAGAACACCAATTTTTTAAGATTTAATTACGGAGTTTCCTTTCAATTTAATGGTTTAAAACCTAAAGACAATAACTATTTTGTAGTAGAAAATGGTCAAACTGAATTACAAGAATTTCAGTATGATTTAAAAAAGGCTAAACTACGAATGGATAATTTGGTTTTCCCTGTTCATTTTGAAATAGGTTCTTCAAAAATTAGAAAAACAGAGCAAAGCATTAGGTATTACACGCACAATAGATTCAAGTTTGGTTTTGGTGGTTATGCAGGGTTTAATTTAGGTACACGACAAAAACTGAAGTATACTGTGGATGGTAATAAGGTAAAAGACAAAATAAAAAGAGAGTACAATACTCCTAATTTTGTTTATGGATTAAGTACATATGCTGGTTTTGGAGATACTATGCTCTATTTGAAATATGATTTAAACCCAATTTTTAAAGATGCTTTAGTAGAGCAGCATAACATATCATTAGGACTTCGTTTTCATTTATAG
- the lysM gene encoding peptidoglycan-binding protein LysM yields MGLFSFIKNAGAKIFGIGKTTEEEAAEDAAKAAELGRAKAGKLVNAVEALGFGVTDLDITVDGDLATIYGEAENQATREKVVLVVGNTEGIASVDDRMTTAVQEPEAQFHTVVSGDSLSKIAKTYYGNAMKYPVIFEANKPMLTHPDKIYPGQVLRIPAED; encoded by the coding sequence ATGGGATTATTTTCATTTATTAAAAACGCTGGTGCAAAAATTTTTGGCATTGGTAAAACTACCGAAGAAGAAGCCGCTGAAGATGCAGCAAAAGCTGCTGAACTTGGTCGGGCAAAAGCGGGCAAACTTGTTAATGCTGTTGAAGCTTTAGGCTTTGGAGTAACTGACTTAGACATTACTGTTGATGGTGATTTAGCGACAATTTATGGTGAAGCTGAAAATCAAGCTACGCGAGAAAAAGTAGTATTAGTTGTTGGTAACACAGAAGGTATTGCAAGTGTTGACGATAGAATGACAACTGCAGTTCAAGAACCTGAAGCTCAGTTTCATACTGTAGTTAGTGGTGATTCTTTGAGTAAAATAGCAAAAACGTATTACGGAAACGCTATGAAGTACCCTGTAATATTTGAAGCTAACAAACCAATGTTAACGCATCCTGATAAAATTTATCCAGGTCAAGTATTGCGTATTCCTGCTGAGGACTAA
- the upp gene encoding uracil phosphoribosyltransferase: MIIHNLEESNSILNQFIAEIRDTTIQKDSMRFRRNIERIGEVLSYELSKTLDFQTKNVQTPLGVKEAAVLQDKLVLCSILRAGFPLHQGLLNYFDNAENAFVSAYRHHPDGSDDFQVIVNYLASPSIENKTLLLADPMLATGKTLENVLKALKNHGVPKQIHIVSVIGSIEGVNYIKKVFPENSHLWIAAIDDELNSKGYILPGLGDAGDLSYGEKL; encoded by the coding sequence ATGATAATTCACAACCTTGAAGAGAGTAACTCCATTTTAAATCAATTTATAGCAGAGATAAGAGATACTACTATTCAAAAGGATTCTATGAGATTTAGAAGAAATATTGAACGAATTGGGGAGGTTTTATCATATGAATTGAGCAAAACACTAGACTTTCAGACTAAAAACGTACAGACCCCATTAGGTGTGAAAGAGGCTGCTGTATTGCAAGATAAATTGGTGTTGTGTTCAATATTACGAGCTGGTTTTCCACTGCATCAAGGCCTGTTAAATTATTTTGATAATGCAGAAAATGCTTTTGTTTCTGCTTACAGACACCATCCAGATGGTAGCGATGATTTTCAAGTTATTGTAAATTATTTAGCTTCTCCATCTATTGAAAATAAAACTTTATTATTGGCGGACCCCATGTTGGCCACGGGTAAAACATTAGAAAATGTGCTAAAAGCTCTCAAAAATCATGGCGTACCTAAACAGATTCATATAGTTTCAGTAATAGGCTCTATAGAGGGTGTAAATTATATTAAAAAGGTTTTTCCTGAAAACTCACATTTGTGGATTGCCGCAATTGATGATGAGTTGAACTCTAAGGGTTATATTTTACCAGGTCTGGGTGATGCCGGAGACCTTTCCTATGGAGAAAAATTATAA
- a CDS encoding DUF6427 family protein: MIANFFNKSTPITTFSIFILLLLVILVTTFSLPTVDFTLLFFFERLGILVLLLLTLFLVQFITKKNGLIKDNAFDLFLMVVLIAMFPKVTTDYTLIISHFILLLAFRRIYSLRTIKNPKEKLFDSSFYIGIATLIYPWCIFYIILPYIAIVNFNKRTVRNVIIPLVGLITPFIIYGTYLILIDGFENFNLDFTYSFLYTNYNSPQLLIPLALLLGFLIWVLIPTTIKIITFKSELKNSWYVLMAHLILSILIVVLSPIKDGSEFLYLFFPLAIIFTNYLQIIKEKWFKEVFLYLFSIIAIIGYFL; the protein is encoded by the coding sequence ATGATTGCCAATTTTTTTAATAAATCAACACCAATAACTACTTTTTCTATTTTTATTTTGTTATTGTTGGTAATTTTAGTGACTACTTTTTCATTACCAACCGTTGATTTTACTCTTTTATTTTTTTTTGAAAGATTGGGTATTCTAGTATTGCTCTTACTGACTCTTTTTTTAGTTCAGTTTATTACCAAGAAAAATGGTTTAATAAAAGACAATGCTTTCGATTTGTTTTTAATGGTAGTCCTTATTGCTATGTTTCCAAAAGTGACTACTGATTATACTTTAATAATATCTCATTTTATTTTGTTATTAGCTTTTAGAAGAATTTACAGCTTAAGAACGATTAAGAACCCCAAAGAAAAATTGTTTGATAGCTCTTTTTACATTGGCATTGCAACTTTAATATATCCTTGGTGTATATTTTACATAATTTTACCTTATATAGCAATTGTTAATTTTAATAAACGTACTGTAAGAAATGTAATAATACCTTTAGTGGGACTTATTACGCCTTTTATTATTTATGGCACCTACTTAATTTTAATTGATGGGTTTGAAAATTTTAACTTAGATTTTACGTATAGCTTTTTATATACCAATTATAATTCACCACAACTATTAATACCTTTAGCCCTATTGCTAGGTTTTTTAATTTGGGTACTAATACCAACTACAATTAAAATTATAACCTTTAAAAGTGAACTTAAAAACTCTTGGTATGTTCTAATGGCTCACTTAATTCTAAGTATTTTAATTGTAGTGCTATCACCAATAAAGGATGGTTCAGAGTTTTTATATCTATTTTTTCCTTTGGCAATAATTTTTACAAATTATCTACAAATTATTAAAGAAAAATGGTTTAAAGAGGTGTTTTTGTATTTATTTTCAATAATAGCAATTATAGGATATTTCTTATAA
- a CDS encoding DUF6341 family protein, which translates to MIANNIFRALGDFFTNVLFVPYDFFRSIDGWWASNIFNTIVVLISFIATFYWLGKMVKHQRENSL; encoded by the coding sequence ATGATTGCAAACAATATTTTTAGAGCTTTAGGCGATTTTTTCACTAATGTTTTATTTGTTCCTTATGATTTTTTCAGATCTATAGATGGTTGGTGGGCATCTAATATATTTAATACTATAGTTGTACTTATAAGTTTTATTGCAACTTTTTATTGGTTGGGTAAAATGGTTAAGCATCAAAGAGAAAATAGTCTTTAA
- the trmB gene encoding tRNA (guanosine(46)-N7)-methyltransferase TrmB, translated as MGSKNKLKRFRENETFANVLQPTRKEIFDGFHLKSKWHTFFKNTNPIILELGCGKGEYTVALAKQNPQINYIGIDIKGARFWRGAKTALEDNLTNVAFMRTQIELIDLCFGIDEISEIWITFPDPQIKFKRMKHRLTNPDFLKKYQQILKDKGVVHLKTDSEFLHGYTLGLLQEGNHEVLYAHHNIYNNPHSPLEVTQVQTFYEKQFLEQEKAITYIKFSTCY; from the coding sequence TTGGGCAGCAAAAATAAATTAAAACGCTTTCGCGAGAATGAAACGTTTGCAAATGTATTACAGCCCACTAGAAAAGAAATTTTTGATGGCTTTCATCTAAAATCTAAATGGCACACTTTTTTTAAAAACACCAATCCTATTATTTTGGAACTTGGTTGTGGTAAAGGAGAATATACAGTTGCTCTAGCCAAGCAAAATCCACAAATAAATTACATAGGCATTGATATAAAAGGTGCACGTTTTTGGCGTGGAGCTAAAACGGCATTAGAAGATAACCTTACTAATGTAGCTTTTATGCGTACTCAAATTGAGTTGATAGATTTGTGTTTTGGAATTGATGAAATTAGTGAAATTTGGATAACCTTTCCTGATCCTCAAATTAAGTTTAAACGGATGAAACATCGTTTAACAAATCCAGATTTTTTAAAAAAATACCAACAGATACTTAAAGACAAGGGTGTGGTTCACCTAAAAACAGATAGCGAATTTTTGCACGGATACACATTGGGATTATTACAAGAAGGGAACCATGAGGTTTTATATGCCCATCATAATATCTATAATAATCCGCACAGTCCGCTAGAAGTTACTCAGGTTCAAACCTTTTATGAAAAACAATTTTTAGAACAAGAAAAAGCTATTACTTACATTAAATTTAGTACATGCTATTAA
- a CDS encoding MGMT family protein has translation MSEDNFFERVYKVARKIPYGRVTSYGAIAKHLGAAKSARMVGWAMNASGLDDTIPAHRVVNRNGVLTGKHHFNGINLMQQLLENEGIKVKDAKILNFESVFWNPKD, from the coding sequence ATGTCTGAAGATAATTTTTTTGAAAGAGTATACAAAGTTGCCAGAAAGATTCCTTACGGTAGAGTTACTTCATACGGAGCTATAGCCAAACATTTAGGAGCTGCAAAATCTGCAAGAATGGTAGGATGGGCAATGAATGCGAGTGGCCTTGATGATACCATTCCGGCACATAGAGTAGTAAATAGAAATGGGGTACTAACAGGTAAGCACCATTTTAATGGAATTAATCTAATGCAGCAGTTATTAGAAAATGAGGGGATTAAAGTTAAAGACGCTAAAATTTTGAATTTTGAGTCGGTTTTCTGGAATCCAAAAGATTAA
- a CDS encoding THC0290_0291 family protein, with amino-acid sequence MKRSYKLLTLIMFFSLTGAFAQVEFSHEFGITTGPVTMQTDYGERHHLPSSTATSFGAAVVHYLSFYGSNYNWRNGASYFSDHFKLKTEVSYYFNNSLEHKGRYVADGSNNAELAELRAMKGKTKSINFGTALEYYFKNLEDYGLLFNDDDRFAPYISAGIQFNMFTPELTSDLGDWMTNPSVLPQKWQDEVYVGKQNALSMTLSAGTRYKLNNFDLVLDARWQYFFTDKFDGLDAKDTSSKFNDTLIYFSVGVVFDMETFARKY; translated from the coding sequence ATGAAACGATCTTATAAATTACTTACATTAATAATGTTTTTTTCTTTGACTGGTGCTTTTGCTCAAGTTGAATTTAGTCATGAGTTTGGCATCACTACAGGACCAGTTACCATGCAAACGGATTATGGTGAAAGACATCATTTACCAAGTAGTACTGCAACTAGCTTTGGAGCTGCCGTTGTCCATTACCTCAGTTTTTACGGAAGTAATTATAATTGGAGAAATGGGGCCAGTTATTTTTCTGATCATTTTAAACTAAAAACAGAAGTTTCATACTATTTCAACAATAGTTTAGAACACAAAGGGCGTTATGTAGCTGATGGATCTAACAATGCTGAACTTGCAGAATTAAGAGCCATGAAAGGGAAAACAAAATCAATTAATTTTGGTACGGCTTTAGAATATTATTTTAAAAATCTAGAAGATTACGGACTTTTGTTTAATGATGATGATAGGTTTGCTCCTTATATAAGTGCTGGGATTCAATTCAATATGTTTACTCCCGAACTGACATCTGACTTAGGTGACTGGATGACAAACCCCTCTGTACTGCCTCAAAAATGGCAAGACGAAGTCTATGTTGGTAAGCAAAATGCTCTTTCTATGACTTTGAGTGCTGGAACCCGTTATAAATTAAATAATTTTGACTTAGTCTTAGATGCCCGTTGGCAATATTTCTTTACCGATAAATTTGATGGTTTAGACGCAAAGGATACATCAAGTAAATTTAACGATACCTTAATTTATTTTAGTGTTGGAGTGGTTTTTGACATGGAAACTTTTGCAAGAAAATACTAA